The DNA sequence tcaataaaatattgacGGAATCAAGGTTGATATTTAAGTTACATTACTTCATAGTAAGTGTAAAAAGAACAAATGATACATGAGTCCCAGGAAAGGCTAAGGCGGCTAGAccaaacgaaataaataaataaaataaaaaatcatcaaTTATTGCCAAGAACAAAAAAAGCAATAGCTTTTTATGTTCCTTTTCCTtctgtttctttttattttcttatgtTCCCATATTTATTACTCTAATTCTTTACACAAGTGAATGCTTTACCGAGTTCATACATGAAACAAGAACACATATGACATTTATGCTCTGACTTAATATCTTTTATGTACATATATTTTTCTCGCCCCAGTGAATGACATCTTTATCAATTTATTGAACTGACATATGATTACTAGGTATCTTCAGCAAGCCTGTTTTCATAATGAATTATTTGCAAAACACCaaacaaaatattcaaaaaCAGGTAACATAATTACCAGTTTACTTGTAGGCCTCCGAAGAAAATCGGAGCTTccaaaaatgcaagaagaaacTGCAATCTTACACTTTGACATGTATGCATTATCTTTTTCATCTAAATCAAATCCAGTGCTTGAATACCCTGGTGATCCTTTGACAAAACCACAATGAACCATTTGGTTTTTGGCATAAAATGacttttctctctcctcaagAGTCTGATGTCCTCCAAATCGAGGTTCAAACAAACCACTATCGGATGTTTTTCCTTCTTGTTTAACATAATCTAGAGAAAACCAAGTGAAATTCATGTAATTCTTGGGTTCAGCAAGGCCATCTGCTGACTTCAGAAATTCAACTTCACAAGGAAAATCTGAAAGAAAGATATCGAGGAAATTATTGCGGCAAATTGAATTTAGTCACTAACTTAGCTTACTGAGGAAGGTCCAACAAAATTATGCTAATAGATAATAAACAATGCTGATTTAGTCAACAGAACTCGAGCACTATCAAGTGACATTAAAACCAGGTTAAAAATCTCATGTGCTTTGAACTTTGGAAGTAATCAACATATGTTACTATGACAAGAACTACATTTGCATGATAGGATTTGGTAGCTTATCAAATATGACTGTAAGACATAACAACCACATAAATTCATTCTAACAAAACTACATCTGCCATTATCTAAGAAATGCTCCACTATCTTTCTGACACCTTAGATGTCTCAAGGTCTTATCACTTTCACCAGCAACAATCTAAGTAGCTGCTCACTATATTCAGCAACTTCATATAGTCCAGTATTGCTTTTCTAAAAGGTATTAATCAACAAATCTTCAATTATAAAGAGGGTGTATCTGTGTATGAGGAAGCAATGCATAACggaaaagaaaatgaagtgCCTATTCTAATTCATTAAACATAATGTAACAATAACTGAAGTTCAAGGCAAGGAATGTTACGCTTCCTGCGCTTGCTTTTAGGTGGTGGTTTTCCAAATTCAGATAATGAAACAGTTTCTTGAAGGTTGAGCTCTTTTTGTATACTGTGTAGGTTGAGCTCTTCATGTTTACTGTGTAGGTTGAGCCCTTCCCGTATACTGTGAGTCGCTGGGAACCTAGATTCCATTTTAGCTGTAATAGAACCATCTAAGAGAAATATAAGTGAAAATTCAGAAAGTTGAAGTTTTTCTTTGACACATCTTGCTACAAAATTCATATAACCTTTAAATGAAGCTGGAAAAAAAAGCCTATATTCAAGCCTCACCGTGAATAAACATTTTCAGGCCACAAACTGTGAAATAAACTGAAAAGAGTGCAGTAAGAAGGAGAAGCCAACGCGAAAGTCTGTGTTTGGTAATCCGACCAAGCCTTCTACCACGACGCAAGATTCGCGAGCCATGGTCACTTTTACCAAGAGAATTGACAACCGCATCAATGATGCCCCTTCTCTCGGTGAGCAATTCACCATTGTTTCTATAAAGAGCCATTCCAAAGCGCTTCCCAAGTTTTAGACATAGACTGGTTCATCTGTTAAAGAAAATAGGAAACAAGTCTTCACCTCTTAAATTTCTACAAACACACAAAATTCATGCATAGTTAAATCCTTGAAATAGTTAATATTTAGTAACTTAGATGTTGATGCATGCACTAAATTTGACAGCCTTATTACCAAAGTGAATCAATATTAAAACAAGCACATGCAAAATATCAAGCCCAAAATTGATAATCAATTCTTCTAGCTCCTACAGCTACAAGCAGCTGGCGTGAAAGGGAAAACATTCAAGGAAAGCCCCACCACAAATAGCTTCCAATTGGATTATCCATTGAAATTGGAAAAGCCAGAACATACGCAAAATGAGAAATGAAAAGATGAGAATGCTACAACTCACAGGGATTAACCAAAAGAGCAATGCAGGAAAAGGCGAATCTTCTTCTTTCCCAAGGTGAGATCTTTGTGCAAGAAACAAGAGTCAAACAGTGGAATGAACATCAAAAACGGATCCTTTGAGCAAATGGGTGAGCGAACAGAGGAACAGAAATGGATGAGGATCTATGGTGCGTGATGCATCAGCGGAGCACAGAAGCTGGTGTGTGTATTTAGTGGCTTTTCTTCATGTGAGTTGTTAGTGTGTCGTGTGTTGCCAAATATCACGATCCGAGCTTTTGATTATCAGAAAGTTTccatttttattcttattacgGTTTCTTTGATTCTTTCACAGGTTCTTACTTCCCTTTCTGGgacccctttttcttcttcttcctcttcctttttttttatattaatattattattttcttttcatttgtCACAGCTTTGTTTGACACCGACACGGTAACgaatagtataaaaattaaaaaataaagcaGAGATTTTGGGTAAACAAGTGAACATGGTTCTGGAATCTGGACTATGACTATTGCTAACCCTGATTTGAGGAAAATAAGATGAGCAATATTTTTCATTaacaatttataattattttttagggTAAATGATgttattgaataaaataaatctctaaattatACAAATGCAATTTTGAGATTTAGTTACATCATTGTCATCTTTCATATTTATATAAACCACGTTGACTTATagaatttttacattttttaaagTAAACCGCTGTTTTATTTTAGTTCAAGTGAAAAATTCTACAGAACATTTACCATGTATATATAATTTGGCAGGTCTCATGGCATGTAAACACGTCCCTAAACCCTCAGCtatatattttaagaaaaactattttttatactttgtcaatttcaatatattttacatagatatttaattatatatattgacgcataataaaataaaataagagaaatgCTAGAAGCCAGCAAAATTTGTAATGTATAGCCATCAATTAACTATCATCAACATTTTTAATGGTATGAGATGACATCTAACGATGTAGGATTATTCATTTTCATTTTGATGGATAAGTGCTGGCCagatttcaataaaaatactgGTCCTTAGACTTTctcataaaataattactttctACACTAATCAATCAAATTGTCAATTAAAAACGAATTTAACTACTGTCTTATGGTTGAAGTTATAtgagtaaaaaataataataccaAATTTCTAGAGttttacatatatacatatacttGTAAACCCGCAACCCTTTACATAGTTAAAAGAtgcaaatttttaaaatttattttctgcAAAATGTCAACAAATAAACTGATGATTAATTgatgacaaaaataataaattttgataactCCTTGCATTACTCTAACAGTTTTTCATAAGgcttgtttttgttttaaagTTAAATTATTACAGGACAATAAATGTTAATATgctccaaaaaaaataaaaagtgcaatattatttaaattttaaagcatatatcttaaattttaaattttaaattttgaattaaaaaatttaactgttaaaattaaaaatttaaacattctaaatcttaaattttaaattattaatcataaattttaaattttaaatataaaacattattcatataaaatataataaataaaaaattaaaatttatttaattaatatggagtataatattttatatttaataataaacttTTAAGGAAGATCCTTATAGGACTACAAACATACCAAAATAGTATCAAATGAATAACAGAGTACAATTTTGGGAGGTCATTGTTCATAAGTAAATTAGTGAAATCATGGGAGCATACAGGAAAAGGTTGAATGCAAACGcctttaaaattagtttaatttaatttaatttaattagcataaaaaatagccattcaattttcaaaatcatcaTCATGACAGTCTAAAATGGTGACAATTGTGACACAAGAAGGATGGATAAAGGAAAAcaataagaaaatataaaaataaataaataataaaataaatcccatattctaataatttattgaaaattaaaatatttcatAATGCATAAATTTAGTAAACTATAAAATTCTAGTTGcatttaaaaatagaaagagaagaaaatattCCGTTACACTCGAATATCGATTTAATCTTTGAAATTTCAATTGCCTCAATTTAATTcctaaatttttcaaattttaatgaCGTTAATTTCTAAAGTGATTTTCATCACAGAATCAATTAAAAAGTTTAACTACATTGAGGCCATTGAAATTTTAAGAACTAAATAGATATTAAAGTGTAACTTAAGTGACCAAATCCAATATTTTCTCTAAAAGAATAGTTTAGTTTTGGACTAATTCTAACTAACTAACAATGACCATTCCATGCAACAGTATTGTGTGCCCGATAATGTTCAACCAACAATTGTTGTCTAAAATTTTCGGCTTCTTTTATTGCTGATGAAAGCTTTTCTTGCTCccgctctttttttctctttttcgtaCAAATCTCTGGCTTCTTCCTCTGACTTTGTTAGTTCTTCTATTATATCGAGCAATTCCTGTTTTTCTTGGTTCAAAGCTTGGATTTCTTGATCCAATTTTGATTTctctttttataaaattcttccAATTGTTGTTGCCTTTTCTTTGCTTCCGTCATGGCATCTTCCATAAACATTGCAGCCAATTTTTGCATCTTCTCAAATGCTAAGTGCCATTCACCCAACATTGCCTCACACTTGGAACATTCTTTATTCGTCTTCTTACTTAGCCACTCCGAAATTGTAGAGTCGGcatcctcttcctcttcctcttcctcttcctcttcttcctcttcctcctcctcctcctcctcctcctcctcctcccacTCTACTTCTTTGAATTCATCATCACTTGTGTgaacctcttcctcttcctcttcctcttcctcttcctcttcctcttcctggTATTTTCCATTATCATgatccttttcttcttcttcttctgttttGGCGGAATTTATACCGGTTGTATCCGAACAGTAGTTATTACTGTCAACCTGAAAATAACACGCAGGTAATTAATTCAGATCACATGGCAAAGGATATGTATTTTCTATGGAATTATGTTTGCAGTCATAAATAATTTACTTACAAAGAATAAAAATCGATGGAGGCAGCAGAGGAAGTATGCGCCAGTAACAAGAAGAGACAAGAAATACATTAAGAGAGTTGGATTAACAAAGATGGATCCCTGGGGAACCGCAGCAGGCATAACCATCACCAGCAACCTCTCCAGAATGAAGAGAATTCTCCCTACCCACGGTGACATCTCAGTGGTGGCCACCGCGGTATAGAACCACCGGAACACGTAGAACGCGGGCATGATGGTATAGGTAAACAGCACCAGATAAATAAACGACCACGTGTGAGGATCATCCGTGCTAGGGCAAGTGGCCACGTTGTGTGCTGCACATGACCACCATATTGAACCAGTGACGATGGCGATGGAAACCAACGTAATGCGCTCCATCAACAAAACCTTGAACTCAACATCTGACCTTTCTTTTTCTGTCATTCTGTTTGCCATTCTTGACACTGCTTAGATTAAAGAAGGTGAAGCACTCAATTAGGCTCTGTTTGCTCGCTTATTTATAATCTCAACAATCATATCTACATTAAAACTGcttatttatcttatcttttttttttttttcgggtagagttatcttatctttttttttgtattgttatCTTATCATATTTTATCAAAGAATCACTTGTATTTCAAAAAGGCCATCAaattaaaacacaaaaaaaaagaaaaaggaaaaggaaaaagtACTGATGAAAGTTTGGATAGTGTTTGTTCATCCAAGAACATCACAAAACAAACATTGTTCTTTAAATATTGACTAATCTGCAGCAATGGACATATATAATGTTTTCTGTATAATAAACAGGTGCTTTATAAAGCTAAGATGTAATACATTTCactatcaataaaataaaaatgattgatACTCAGgtgtgcagtcgacttcacgtaaaGTACTCTCAGCCATCAACTTTATgcgaagtcgactgcacctgagtaTCACCAAATAAAATATTGGCTTAATCACAAGTGAATGCTTTACCGAGTTTATACATGAAACAAGAACACATAGGACATTTATGCTCTGACTTAATATCTTTTATGAACATATATTTTTCTCGCCCCGGTGAATGACATCTTTATCAATTTATTGAACTGAGATATGATTACTTGGTATCTTCAGCAAGCCTGTTTTCATAATGAATTATTTGCAAAACACCaaacaaaatattcaaaaaCAGGTAACATAATTACCAGTCTACTTGTAGGCCTCCAGAGAAAATCGGAGCTTccaaaaatgcaagaagaaacTGCAATCTTACACTTTGACATGTATGCATTATCTTTTTCATCTAAATCAAATCCAGTGCTTGAATACCCTGGTGATCCCTTGACAAAACCACAATGAACCATTTGGTTTTTGGCATAAAATGacttttctctctcctcaagAGTCTGATGTCCTCCAAATCGAGGTTCAACAAACCACTATGGGATGTTTTTCCTTCTTGTTTAACATAATCTAGAGAAAACCAAGTGAAATTCATGTAATTCTTGGGTTCAGCAAGGCCATCTGCTGACTTCAGAAATTCAACTTCACAAGGAAAATCTGAAAGAAAGATATCGAGGAAATTATTGCGGCAAATTGAATTTAGTCACTAACTTAGCTTACTGAGGAAGGTCCAACAAAATTATGCtaatagataataaataatacTGATTTAATCAACAGAACTCAAGCACTATCAAGTGACATTAAAACCAGGTTAAAAATCTCATATGCTTTGAACTTTGGAAGTAATCAACATATGTTACTATGACAAGAACTATATTTGCATAATACGGTTTGGTAGCTTATCAAATATGATTGTAAGACATAACCACATAAATTCATTCTAACAAAACTACATATGCCATTATCTAAGAAATGCTCCACTAACTTTCTGACATCTTAGATGTCTCCAGGTCCTAACGCTTTCACCAGCAACAACCTAAGTAGCTGCTCACTATATTTCTGCAACTTCATATAGTCCAGTATTGCTTTTCTAAAAGGTGTTAATCAACAAATCTTCAATTATATATATGAGGAAGCAATGCATtatggaaaagaaaatgaagtgCCTATTCGAATTCATTAAACATAATGTAACAATAACTGAAGTTCAAGGCAATAAATCTTACGCTTCCTGCGCCTGCTTTTAGGTGGTGGTTTTCCGAATTCAGATAATGGAACAGTTTCTTGAAGGTTGAGCTCTTTTTGTATACTGTGTAGGTTGAGCTCTTCATGTCTACTGTGTAGGTTGATCCCTTCATGTATACTATGAGTCGCTGGGAACCTAGATGGCTAGATTCCATTTTAGCTGTAATAGAACCATCTAAGAGAAATATAAGTGAAAATTCAGAAAGTTGAAGTTTTTCTTTGACACATTTTGCAACAAATTCATATAACCtttaaagtgaaaaaaaaaaaaaaaaaaacctatatTCAAGCCTCAACGTGAAGAAACATTTTCAGGCCACAAACTGTGAAATAAACTGAAAAGAGTGCAGTAAGAAGGAGAAGCCAACGCGAAAGTTTGTGTTTGGACAGTTTGGTAATCCGACCAAGCCTTCTACCACGACGCAAGATTTGTGAGCCATGGTCACTTTTACCAAGAGAATTGACAACCGCATCAATGATGCCCCTTCTCTCGGTGAGCAATTCACCATTGTTTCTATAAAGA is a window from the Arachis stenosperma cultivar V10309 chromosome 3, arast.V10309.gnm1.PFL2, whole genome shotgun sequence genome containing:
- the LOC130965319 gene encoding probable hexosyltransferase MUCI70 isoform X1, whose product is MALYRNNGELLTERRGIIDAVVNSLGKSDHGSRILRRGRRLGRITKHRLSRWLLLLTALFSVYFTVCGLKMFIHDGSITAKMESRFPATHSIREGLNLHSKHEELNLHSIQKELNLQETVSLSEFGKPPPKSKRRKHFPCEVEFLKSADGLAEPKNYMNFTWFSLDYVKQEGKTSDSGLFEPRFGGHQTLEEREKSFYAKNQMVHCGFVKGSPGYSSTGFDLDEKDNAYMSKCKIAVSSCIFGSSDFLRRPTSKLISQYSKNNVCFVMFLDEQTLSKLSSEGNSPDERGHIGLWKVVVVKNLPYKDMRRTGKVPKFLAHRLFPNSRYSIWLDSKMRLNADPMLIIEYFLWRRNAEFAISNHYDRHCVWDEVLQNKRLNKYNHTAIDQQFKVYQSDGLTKFDPSNPNNPLPSYVPEGSLIIRAHTPMSNLFSCLWFNEVDRFTSRDQLSFAYTYLKLRRMNPERPFQLYMFKDCERRALVKLFQHRTIPSPP
- the LOC130965319 gene encoding probable hexosyltransferase MUCI70 isoform X2; translation: MALYRNNGELLTERRGIIDAVVNSLGKSDHGSRILRRGRRLGRITKHRLSRWLLLLTALFSVYFTVCGLKMFIHAKMESRFPATHSIREGLNLHSKHEELNLHSIQKELNLQETVSLSEFGKPPPKSKRRKHFPCEVEFLKSADGLAEPKNYMNFTWFSLDYVKQEGKTSDSGLFEPRFGGHQTLEEREKSFYAKNQMVHCGFVKGSPGYSSTGFDLDEKDNAYMSKCKIAVSSCIFGSSDFLRRPTSKLISQYSKNNVCFVMFLDEQTLSKLSSEGNSPDERGHIGLWKVVVVKNLPYKDMRRTGKVPKFLAHRLFPNSRYSIWLDSKMRLNADPMLIIEYFLWRRNAEFAISNHYDRHCVWDEVLQNKRLNKYNHTAIDQQFKVYQSDGLTKFDPSNPNNPLPSYVPEGSLIIRAHTPMSNLFSCLWFNEVDRFTSRDQLSFAYTYLKLRRMNPERPFQLYMFKDCERRALVKLFQHRTIPSPP
- the LOC130967618 gene encoding uncharacterized protein LOC130967618; translated protein: MANRMTEKERSDVEFKVLLMERITLVSIAIVTGSIWWSCAAHNVATCPSTDDPHTWSFIYLVLFTYTIMPAFYVFRWFYTAVATTEMSPWVGRILFILERLLVMVMPAAVPQGSIFVNPTLLMYFLSLLVTGAYFLCCLHRFLFFVDSNNYCSDTTGINSAKTEEEEEKDHDNGKYQEEEEEEEEEEEEEEVHTSDDEFKEVEWEEEEEEEEEEEEEEEEEEEEEEEDADSTISEWLSKKTNKECSKCEAMLGEWHLAFEKMQKLAAMFMEDAMTEAKKRQQQLEEFYKKRNQNWIKKSKL